From a single Brassica napus cultivar Da-Ae chromosome A2 unlocalized genomic scaffold, Da-Ae chrA02_Random_37, whole genome shotgun sequence genomic region:
- the LOC125594059 gene encoding alpha-1,3/1,6-mannosyltransferase ALG2-like — MGREEGSKKMKIAIIHPDLGIVVELASHGHKVNVFTSHHDHSRCFEATLSGVFQVTVYGSFLSRHIFYRCLFVCSLCSLGMVYLRCCTSRPGFSRCPIAETQNIKS, encoded by the exons ATGGGGAGAGAAGAAGGctcgaagaagatgaagatcgCCATTATACATCCAGATCTTGGTATAG TGGTTGAGCTTGCCTCGCACGGTCATAAAGTTAATGTATTTACCTCTCACCACGACCATTCTCGATGCTTCGAGGCAACTCTTTCGG GCGTATTTCAAGTAACGGTGTATGGTTCTTTCCTGTCACGCCATATTTTCTACCGGTGCTTGTTTGTTTGCTCTTTGTGTTCTCTTGGGATGGTCTACCTTCGATGTTGTACTAGCAGACCAGGTTTCAGTCGTTGTCCCATTGCTGAAACTCAAAACATCAAAA GTTGA
- the LOC125594060 gene encoding alpha-1,3/1,6-mannosyltransferase ALG2-like, which produces MLPLPLLDEHFGIVPLEAMAAYKPVIACNSGGPVETIKNGVTGYLCELTPEDFSSAMAKFIESPELAKGMGSEARKHVVETFSVNQYLVHVLSSPKED; this is translated from the exons ATGTTGCCCTTACCGTTGCTG GATGAACATTTTGGTATAGTTCCATTAGAAGCAATGGCTGCATACAAACCTGTGATAGCCTGCAACAGCGGTGGCCCTGTGGAGACAATAAAGAACGGAGTAACAGGATATCTCTGTGAACTGACTCCAGAAGATTTTAGTTCGGCGATGGCTAAGTTTATAGAGAGTCCTGAGTTGGCGAAGGGGATGGGAAGTGAAGCGAGGAAACATGTGGTTGAAACATTCTCTGTGAATCAGTATCTTGTTCATGTACTTTCAAGTCCTAAAGAAGATTGA
- the LOC125594056 gene encoding BES1/BZR1 homolog protein 4-like: protein MTSGTRMPTWRERENNKRRERRRRAIAAKIFTGLRMYGNYELPKHCDNNEVLKALCNEAGWIVEPDGTTYRKGSSRPVERMEIGGSPCSSNFMSPASSSFANLTPGDGQSLIPWLKHLSTTSSSSASSSSRLPNYLYIPGGSISAPVTPPLSSPTSRGMNQQINNSFFVSSTPPSPTRQQIIPDSEWFSGIQLAQSVPASPTFSLVSQNPFGFKEGGGGGGSRILWTPGQSGTCSPAIPQTADVPMSEAVVAPPEFAFGSNANGLVKAWEGERIHEVSGSDDLELTLGNSSTR from the exons ATGACGTCAGGGACGAGGATGCCGACgtggagggagagagagaacaacaagaggagagagagacggagGAGAGCGATCGCGGCGAAGATCTTCACCGGGTTGAGAATGTACGGAAACTACGAGCTTCCTAAGCATTGTGACAACAACGAAGTGCTTAAAGCACTCTGTAACGAGGCTGGTTGGATCGTTGAACCAGATGGTACTACTTATCGCAAG GGAAGTAGTAGACCAGTAGAGCGTATGGAGATAGGTGGCAGTCCATGCTCCTCCAACTTCATGAgtccagcttcttcttctttcgcTAATCTCACACCTGGAGATGGCCAATCACTCATCCCATGGCTCAAACACCTCTCGACAACTTCCTCCTCctcagcttcttcatcatcaaggCTCCCTAATTACCTCTACATCCCTGGAGGCTCCATAAGCGCTCCCGTAACCCCACCTTTAAGCTCCCCAACATCTCGTGGAATGAACCAACAAATCAACAACTCTTTCTTTGTCTCCTCAACACCTCCTAGTCCCACTAGGCAGCAAATTATCCCTGACTCTGAATGGTTCTCAGGGATTCAACTTGCGCAAAGTGTACCAGCTTCACCAACGTTTAGCCTTGTCTCACAAAACCCTTTTGGATTCAAagaaggaggaggtggaggcggGTCAAGAATATTGTGGACACCAGGTCAAAGCGGGACATGTTCACCGGCTATTCCTCAGACAGCTGATGTTCCAATGTCTGAAGCCGTTGTGGCTCCTCCAGAGTTTGCGTTTGGGAGTAACGCAAATGGGTTGGTGAAGGCATGGGAAGGAGAGAGGATACATGAGGTGAGTGGTTCTGATGATCTTGAGCTCACTCTTGGAAACTCAAGCACCAGGTAG
- the LOC125594057 gene encoding N-acylphosphatidylethanolamine synthase-like isoform X1, which produces MGRIMEWAARSDHLGGIPRKTVITAVGAFARAVANLCNKTKVHNADTLMTLVRSRPPGVPLITVSNHMSTLDDPVMWGGFKGLLSLDPELARWVLAAEDICFKNSFFSYIFRTGKCIPITRGGGIYQEHMSEALERLKDGSWLHTFPEGKVFQEDEPIRRLKWGTASLIARCPVTPIVLPIIHRGFDEMMPEKYFYGRRPPFPLWNKDLRVVVGEPIEFDVPMMVETAFSASRHVLVPPLQEAKWPVLSSAGKELDETAQKCLYTALSEKIQSSLETLRLLAKRL; this is translated from the exons ATGGGGAGGATAATGGAATGGGCAGCAAGATCTGATCACTTGGGAGGAATCCCAAGAAAAACTGTGATAACAGCCGTTGGTGCTTTCGCGAGAGCAGTAGCTAATCTTTGCAACAAAACCAAAGTTCACAATGCAGATACTCTTATGACTCTTGTCCGTTCACGACCACCTGGTGTTCCTCTCATCACTGTTAGTAATCACATGTCCAC TTTAGATGATCCAGTAATGTGGGGAGGGTTCAAGGGTCTTCTTTCTTTAGATCCAGAGTTGGCTCGATGGGTGCTTGCTGCTGAGGATATATGTTTCAAGAACTCTTTCTTCTCCTACATCTTCCGCACTG GCAAGTGTATACCTATAACTAGAGGTGGTGGAATCTATCAAGAACACATGAGTGAAGCTCTTGAACGATTAAAAGATGGATCTTGG TTGCATACCTTCCCAGAGGGCAAGGTGTTTCAAGAAGATGAACCTATAAGACGTCTTAAATGGGGAACCGCAAGCCTCATCGCTCGTTGCCCTGTTACACCAATCGTCTTGCCGATAATCCACCGTGGTTTTGACGAG ATGATGCCGGAGAAGTATTTCTACGGTAGAAGACCACCGTTCCCGCTGTGGAACAAAGACCTTCGAGTTGTAGTTGGTGAACCAATCGAGTTTGATGTTCCCATGATGGTTGAGACCGCTTTCTCAGCTTCCCGTCATGTATTGGTTCCTCCTCTTCAAGAAGCGAAATGGCCTGTGCTCTCTTCTGCTGGCAAAGAGCTAGATGAAACTGCTCAGAAATGTCTCTACACAGCTCTTTCCGAGAAGATTCAGTCCTCGTTGGAAACATTGAGACTGTTAGCCAAGCGGTTGTGA
- the LOC125594057 gene encoding N-acylphosphatidylethanolamine synthase-like isoform X2, which yields MWGGFKGLLSLDPELARWVLAAEDICFKNSFFSYIFRTGKCIPITRGGGIYQEHMSEALERLKDGSWLHTFPEGKVFQEDEPIRRLKWGTASLIARCPVTPIVLPIIHRGFDEMMPEKYFYGRRPPFPLWNKDLRVVVGEPIEFDVPMMVETAFSASRHVLVPPLQEAKWPVLSSAGKELDETAQKCLYTALSEKIQSSLETLRLLAKRL from the exons ATGTGGGGAGGGTTCAAGGGTCTTCTTTCTTTAGATCCAGAGTTGGCTCGATGGGTGCTTGCTGCTGAGGATATATGTTTCAAGAACTCTTTCTTCTCCTACATCTTCCGCACTG GCAAGTGTATACCTATAACTAGAGGTGGTGGAATCTATCAAGAACACATGAGTGAAGCTCTTGAACGATTAAAAGATGGATCTTGG TTGCATACCTTCCCAGAGGGCAAGGTGTTTCAAGAAGATGAACCTATAAGACGTCTTAAATGGGGAACCGCAAGCCTCATCGCTCGTTGCCCTGTTACACCAATCGTCTTGCCGATAATCCACCGTGGTTTTGACGAG ATGATGCCGGAGAAGTATTTCTACGGTAGAAGACCACCGTTCCCGCTGTGGAACAAAGACCTTCGAGTTGTAGTTGGTGAACCAATCGAGTTTGATGTTCCCATGATGGTTGAGACCGCTTTCTCAGCTTCCCGTCATGTATTGGTTCCTCCTCTTCAAGAAGCGAAATGGCCTGTGCTCTCTTCTGCTGGCAAAGAGCTAGATGAAACTGCTCAGAAATGTCTCTACACAGCTCTTTCCGAGAAGATTCAGTCCTCGTTGGAAACATTGAGACTGTTAGCCAAGCGGTTGTGA